A genomic segment from Thermococcus sp. LS1 encodes:
- a CDS encoding MBL fold metallo-hydrolase — MKLTVLYENNSGFKKGLLGAHGFSVLVEHREVRVLVDTGTDGRILLNNMEELGVKPREIDYIFITHGHYDHTGGLKVFLETRGKPIKVIAHPEIFRRRIALKPHRRDIGIPFTRGELEALGAEFILSEKPLEFAPGFISSGEIERRTWDRAVGYLEEKGELIKDPVRDDMALIVDLGESAAVITGCGHSGVLNIAWHAEDVLGKPVKALIGGLHLLGASKELLDDVVEKIDAEKLYAGHCTDIDSYAYLKARLGDRIEHLHVGKTVEL, encoded by the coding sequence ATGAAACTGACGGTTCTCTACGAAAATAATTCGGGTTTTAAAAAGGGCCTCCTCGGAGCGCATGGCTTCTCTGTCCTGGTGGAACACCGGGAAGTTAGGGTTCTCGTTGATACAGGGACGGACGGGAGGATTCTCCTCAACAACATGGAGGAACTCGGAGTAAAGCCAAGAGAAATCGATTACATATTCATCACCCACGGTCACTACGACCACACGGGCGGGCTTAAAGTGTTCCTCGAAACGAGGGGAAAACCTATCAAGGTGATAGCTCATCCAGAGATATTCCGGAGGAGAATAGCACTTAAGCCACACAGGCGCGATATAGGGATTCCGTTCACGAGGGGAGAGCTTGAAGCTCTTGGAGCCGAGTTTATTTTAAGCGAGAAGCCCCTCGAGTTCGCGCCTGGCTTCATCAGCTCCGGCGAAATCGAGAGAAGAACCTGGGACAGGGCGGTAGGCTATCTCGAAGAGAAAGGGGAGCTCATCAAAGACCCCGTTAGGGACGACATGGCTCTCATAGTCGACCTGGGAGAGAGCGCTGCAGTTATCACTGGCTGCGGCCATTCCGGAGTTCTTAACATAGCCTGGCACGCCGAAGACGTTTTGGGGAAGCCCGTTAAAGCCCTAATCGGAGGGCTGCATCTCCTCGGTGCGAGCAAAGAGCTCCTTGATGACGTAGTTGAGAAAATTGACGCCGAAAAGCTCTACGCAGGCCACTGCACGGACATAGACTCCTACGCCTATCTGAAGGCGAGACTTGGGGATAGAATAGAGCACCTTCACGTGGGCAAAACGGTAGAGCTCTAG
- a CDS encoding zinc ribbon domain-containing protein: MENEYSRAEKVLATLFVIFLLLASINFLRELERIPAEPNYSDYQAKYGIDELLDNQSRLLTLERELFKTYQVAENNLTEAERVYLFKREEYRLAIESGNVTEELRQEYLQAKENYERAYARYLAAKGAYEDVHQQLVELNARIGELSAKTWDEYNREYQIYRLKVLALKLLFALPIFIISFLLFRKRRNIYTTSLIAYSSLLLIYLILSAIWSTIQMIGLSLFGAGASAAALYYLRKEYLKPERVYRRRIGQNRCYRCGFPVKDDYLYCPNCGAKLKEKCENCGAMRPLYLEFCPYCGVKVEKMGKES, encoded by the coding sequence ATGGAGAATGAATATTCCCGAGCTGAGAAGGTACTTGCAACCCTTTTTGTCATTTTCCTCCTTCTGGCGAGCATCAACTTTCTTCGAGAGCTTGAACGCATCCCTGCGGAGCCAAACTATTCTGATTACCAGGCCAAGTACGGAATAGACGAGCTCCTCGACAATCAGAGCAGGCTACTTACCCTGGAACGGGAGCTATTCAAAACGTATCAAGTGGCCGAAAACAACCTGACTGAGGCGGAGAGGGTTTACCTCTTCAAGCGCGAGGAGTACCGCCTGGCCATTGAGAGCGGCAATGTCACGGAGGAGCTGAGACAGGAATACCTTCAGGCAAAGGAGAACTACGAAAGGGCATACGCGAGGTATTTGGCAGCTAAAGGGGCTTATGAGGATGTTCACCAGCAGCTGGTGGAGCTTAATGCGCGTATAGGTGAACTGAGTGCAAAAACCTGGGACGAGTACAATCGGGAGTATCAGATTTACAGGCTCAAAGTCCTGGCGCTAAAGCTCCTCTTCGCCCTGCCGATTTTCATAATCTCGTTTCTGCTCTTCAGAAAGCGCAGGAACATCTACACAACCTCTCTGATAGCCTACTCTTCACTGCTGCTCATCTACCTAATCCTCTCAGCGATATGGAGCACAATCCAGATGATAGGGCTGAGTCTGTTCGGAGCAGGAGCTTCAGCTGCTGCGCTCTACTACCTGAGGAAGGAGTACCTCAAGCCTGAGAGAGTTTACAGGCGCAGGATAGGACAGAACAGGTGCTACCGCTGCGGATTTCCGGTTAAGGACGACTACCTCTACTGCCCCAACTGCGGGGCAAAGCTGAAGGAAAAGTGCGAGAACTGTGGGGCAATGAGACCGCTCTATCTGGAGTTCTGCCCCTACTGCGGCGTCAAGGTTGAGAAGATGGGAAAAGAGAGCTAG
- a CDS encoding NOG1 family protein: protein MKNPFEKMPTVLTADELIDKAFRRAEKAASAFTPKGNRVSKARQREELRVRTVSNVVRDNLRKILDRTPGVSTLPKFYQDLVDTLVDRDQFHRSLAHVNWAIKTIRNLEQRYVEKIRYSRDPDEIAKLRRQFYGRVADIIKEIGDDLEYLNQARNVLKDLPVVDLELPTVVIAGHPNVGKSTLLRALTNAKPEVASYPFTTKGINVGQFEEHYLKYQVIDTPGLLDRPLSERNEIERQAILALKHLGRVIVYIFDPSEYCGFPIEEQMHLFEEIYEEFKDFPFIVVLNKVDIADEEKIKQVEEFVKSKGLEPLRISALNGEGLDELKRRVIELVQPMVEEQARKIMEKELRKFREEEF from the coding sequence ATGAAGAACCCATTCGAGAAGATGCCGACCGTCCTTACCGCTGACGAGCTCATCGATAAGGCCTTCCGAAGGGCTGAAAAAGCCGCCTCAGCATTCACCCCCAAGGGCAACAGGGTGAGCAAGGCCAGGCAGAGGGAGGAGCTCAGGGTTAGAACGGTCTCCAATGTTGTGAGGGACAACCTCAGAAAGATACTCGACAGAACGCCGGGCGTTTCAACGCTTCCGAAGTTCTACCAGGACCTGGTTGACACGCTCGTCGACCGAGACCAGTTCCACCGCTCGCTGGCCCACGTCAACTGGGCGATAAAGACGATAAGGAACCTCGAGCAGAGATACGTTGAAAAGATACGCTACTCCAGAGACCCCGATGAAATAGCTAAGCTTAGACGGCAGTTCTACGGCCGTGTTGCCGACATAATCAAAGAGATAGGCGATGATTTGGAATACCTCAACCAGGCAAGGAACGTTCTGAAGGACCTGCCAGTCGTTGATCTCGAGCTTCCAACCGTTGTCATAGCCGGCCATCCAAACGTTGGCAAGAGCACCCTGCTGAGGGCCCTGACCAACGCGAAGCCTGAAGTTGCCAGCTACCCGTTCACCACGAAGGGCATCAACGTCGGCCAGTTCGAGGAGCACTACCTCAAGTACCAGGTCATTGATACCCCAGGACTGCTTGACAGGCCGCTGAGTGAGAGGAACGAAATCGAAAGGCAGGCAATTCTCGCTTTGAAGCACCTTGGGAGAGTGATAGTCTATATCTTCGACCCGTCGGAATACTGCGGCTTCCCCATTGAGGAGCAGATGCACCTCTTCGAGGAGATTTACGAAGAGTTCAAAGACTTCCCATTCATAGTCGTCCTCAACAAGGTGGACATCGCCGACGAGGAGAAGATTAAGCAGGTCGAGGAGTTCGTTAAGAGCAAAGGCCTTGAGCCGCTGAGGATTTCAGCACTGAACGGCGAGGGGCTGGACGAGCTCAAGAGGCGCGTCATAGAGCTGGTACAGCCAATGGTCGAGGAGCAGGCGCGGAAAATAATGGAGAAGGAGCTGAGGAAGTTCAGGGAAGAGGAGTTCTAG